Proteins found in one Rhinoderma darwinii isolate aRhiDar2 unplaced genomic scaffold, aRhiDar2.hap1 Scaffold_696, whole genome shotgun sequence genomic segment:
- the LOC142728914 gene encoding uncharacterized protein LOC142728914: MSFNRQNRTPMTCPVCYRTQTLFSTHLRRKCMRFSSDEEIKATVALARKTLVKIASKGTAISYQEIISLGSLENVVPFLEDRGFLIINKPTVASNVQYGRPSTSASTALTVPHHTAAVEDIAAIPVPDEEMEVTLIPADPEEEVTDTPFLAQPEDPREDQHNEEGRRAHEDDSAEEESDRDFQLQLESEEESNQESGTTGNFDDRTQRILQTKWTVVTRQKMKAAGLYKRHSLDEPILKGFAVYLQHTLDVPNYKQEVENLARFLYYMNPQRPNLDFVSNIEKVNSFFTKLRDLKLANQTVFNYLKHIRRFMTYQLRATNLSAERPRLFKSCNFFMDVTEDIQKRLSKGISREVVSKRYKSLTNSMKTPPECQRLLVVAKPTFLKSCKRQTHEVRHST; encoded by the exons ATGTCTTTCAACAGGCAAAACAGAACTCCTATGACATGCCCAGTATGTTACCGTACACAGACATTATTCTCTACACATCTGAGGAGAAAGTGTATGAGGTTCAGCAGCGATGAGGAGATAAAAGCCACTGTGGCATTGGCCAGGAAAACCCTGGTGAAAATTGCATCTAAGGGCACTGCAATCAGTTACCAAGAGATCATCTCTCTCGGCTCATTGGAAAACGTTGTCCCCTTCCTCGAGGACAGGGGCTTTTTGATCATTAACAAACCAACTGTGGCCAG caaTGTACAATATGGAAGACCATCAACCTCTGCATCAACTGCCCTTACTGTGCCACATCACACAGCGGCTGTAGAGGATATTGCAGCCATACCAGTCCCTGATGAGGAAATGGAGGTCACACTGATCCCTGCAGATCCTGAGGAAGAAGTTACAGACACACCATTCCTTGCACAGCCTGAAGACCCGAGGGAAGACCAACACAATGAAGAAGGCAGAAGAGCACATGAAGATGACAGCGCAGAGGAGGAAAGTGATAGAGACTTTCAGCTTCAACTAGAGTCTGAGGAAGAATCCAATCAAGAAAGCGGAACTACAGGAAACTTTGATGACAGGACACAGAG AATCCTACAGACAAAATGGACGGTGGTCACAAGACAGAAGATGAAGGCTGCTGGACTATACAAGCGACATTCATTGGACGAACCAATACTGAAGGGCTTTGCCGTCTATTTGCAGCACACATTGGATGTGCCCAACTACAAGCAGGAGGTTGAAAATTTGGCAAGGTTCCTTTATTACATGAACCCGCAGCGTCCCAATCTGGACTTTGTCAGCAACATTGAGAAGGTTAACTCCTTTTTTACAAAGCTGCGTGACCTGAAGCTTGCAAACCAGACTGTCTTTAATTACCTAAAACATATCAGGAGGTTCATGACGTATCAGCTGAGAGCGACCAATCTCTCTGCAGAAAGACCAAGGCTGTTTAAGTCCTGCAACTTCTTTATGGATGTTACAGAGGACATTCAAAAGAGGCTATCTAAGGGAATTTCAAGAGAAGTTGTCAGCAAACG ATAcaagtcattgacaaattctatgAAAACACCCCCGGAATGTCAGAGGCTTTTAGTTGTGGCAAAGCCAACCTTCCTGAAAAGCTGCAAAAGACAGACACATGAAGTGAGACACTCAACTTGA
- the LOC142728915 gene encoding uncharacterized protein LOC142728915 — translation MTVSEWNERITHRYLGLDLVVVGVKLHKTSTHQVATYVLTKEEEMWFNVYFEIVRPMLLKNNMPTEVFFLSTSGKEIYNVSNDILRYHTKYKLPNITSQLVRRICETWTLPNFSDSEKCLFAKYLAHTNMTAERNYREKTLTDICHGYMLVMQAGGEQPQASTSRQENIQEGGQGIQREDITSHEEAQEQDYSAKEDWSESTDRGEEESLADHDDDDDDDDWTSRAQVPSSLFIRTRSRAQRQRGEGSSSGAEVTSRDTSLSAIKRVPVVLLRRIDS, via the exons ATGACT GTTTCAGAGTGGAATGAGAGGATCACTCACAGATATTTGGGTTTAGACCTGGTAGTTGTTGGGGTCAAGTTACACAAGACCTCTACACACCAAGTGGCAACCTATGTGCTAACAAAGGAGGAAGAAATG TGGTTTAATGTCTACTTTGAGATAGTAAGACCAATGCTGCTAAAGAACAACATGCCAACAGAAGTATTTTTCCTCTCTACATCTGGAAAGGAGATTTATAATGTTTCCAATGACATCCTGCGGTACCACACAAA ATATAAACTACCCAACATCACCAGTCAGCTTGTCAGGAGGATTTGCGAAACTTGGACTCTCCCTAATTTTTCTGACTCTGAAAAGTGTCTTTTTGCCAAATATTTGGCACACACTAACATGACAGCGGAAAGAAACTATCGTGAGAAGACACTGACGGACATATGCCATGGTTATATGCTGGTAATGCAAGCCGGTGGTGAGCAGCCCCAAGCCAGCACTTCAAG ACAAGAGAACATTCAGGAAGGAGGCCAGGGAATCCAAAGAGAAGACATCACATCCCACGAAGAAGCCCAGGAACAAGATTACAGTGCCAAAGAGGACTGGAGTGAATCAACTGACCGAGGAGAAGAAGAAAGCTTGGCtgatcatgatgatgatgatgatgatgatgattggacttcaag AGCACAAGTACCATCCTCATTGTTCATCCGAACACGGTCCAGGGCACAGAGGCAGAGAGGGGAAGGGAGCTCCTCTgg GGCTGAAGTGACGTCGAGGGATACATCACTATCTGCAATCAAAAGAGTCCCTGTTGTTCTGCTCAGGCGCATCGATAGTTAA